From Daphnia pulicaria isolate SC F1-1A chromosome 4, SC_F0-13Bv2, whole genome shotgun sequence, one genomic window encodes:
- the LOC124338161 gene encoding uncharacterized protein LOC124338161 produces MTLDMFGTPKMIVPFEWILENVDENPTTIASKMILLRGRKVFRVGLKNLAKSPVLFFVAINLSQIGMKVEDVKYGIQGSCIGSATMREMKNEDIGEEGSLQLFTITLEEKVLGNYTFVFRICIKGTDPGYSYQLCDRLAKDQLWTALTCQQNLADVELIVKDKTFFVHKAILAARSQVFVDEFEKIPLVKDGSHRIKIDNVEPKTVEKFLHFIYTGESIGTLADEELLKLADRYGLTTLIILCQDALKKIDAVQMGNLMKRLNSNDEEISSSKIIPEKDMDIFFDRTTPTFRCTSRLLSSHTGQSKCVMQYQNENIFIAYLTAGKRASMSSITTGTGWPVNNRYDIICKPEINLSCANHRNFGLKIEDAYCNIQGDNQWLKMESKNFQKNVQLLHFNVQSGSDFDCREQHERPVNFDIKVVSTIGNYYYEIMDNAWSTDFWAAATNQKLTDVEIFVGTVKVMEAHRVILCARSPVLKATLLSQITNTKKSIVKFEAEFDVKIVKHFLNFLYTGSLKTSASGQQLSKMATMYEVETLKNVCQQLINANPPDAEELTNFLLQL; encoded by the exons ATGACATTAGATATGTTTGGTACCCCGAAGATGATTGTGCCGTTCGAGTGGATTTTGGAGAATGTCGATGAAAATCCGACCACAATTGCgtcaaaaatgattttgttaaGAGGAAGAAAAGTGTTCCGTGTAGGTTTAAAGAACCTCGCCAAATCAcccgttttgtttttcgtggcAATTAATCTCAGCCAAATCGGAATGAAAGTAGAAGACGTAAAGTACGGAATTCAAGGTAGTTGCATTGGCTCAGCAACGATGAGGGAAATGAAGAATGAGGATATCGGCGAAGAAGGAAGTCTGCAGCTATTCACCATTACACTTGAGGAGAAGGTCCTTGGAAACTACACGTTTGTGTTTCGAATTTGCATCAAAGGAACTGATCCCGGCTATTCCTATCAACTGTGTGATCGACTAGCCAAGGATCAATTATGGACTGCTTTGACATGTCAACAGAATCTGGCGGACGTCGAATTAATCGTGAAAGACAAGACATTTTTCGTTCATAAAGCCATCCTTGCTGCCCGCAGTCAAGTGTTTGTAGATGAATTTGAGAAAATACCACTAGTAAAAGACGGTTCTCATCGGATCAAAATCGATAACGTGGAACCTAAAACTGTGGAGAAATTCCTTCACTTCATTTACACGGGCGAGTCGATAGGAACGTTGGCGGATGAAGAATTACTCAAGTTAGCTGATAGATACGGACTGACAACTCTGATCATTTTATGCCAAGATgctctgaaaaaaattgatgccGTGCAAATGGGTAACCTCATGAAACGTTTAAACAGCAATGACgaagaaatttcttcttccaaaatcAT TCCTGAAAAAGAtatggacattttttttgatcgaacgACGCCTACCTTTCGATGCACTTCGCGGTTATTATCATCTCATACCGGACAATCAAAATGTGTGatgcaatatcaaaatgaaaatatttttatcgctTACTTAACTGCTGGGAAAAGAGCTTCAATGAGTTCAATCACTACCGGTACCGGTTGGCCTGTAAATAATCGCTACGATATTATTTGTAAACCTGAGATTAATTTATCATGCGCTAATCATCGCAACTTTGGCTTGAAAATTGAAGATGCTTATTGCAACATACAGGGCGACAACCAGTGGTTAAAAATGGAatcgaaaaattttcagaaaaacgTACAACTGCTACACTTCAACGTACAATCAGGGTCGGATTTTGATTGTAGAGAACAACATGAACGTCCAGTCAATTTCGACATCAAAGTCGTTAGCACGATCggcaattattattatgaaattATGGATAACGCTTGGTCGACAGATTTTTGGGCTGCCGCTACAAACCAGAAGTTGACTGATGTCGAAATCTTTGTTGGAACTGTTAAAGTGATGGAAGCTCACCGAGTTATCCTATGCGCTCGCAGTCCTGTCTTAAAAGCAACTTTATTGAGCCAGATCACTAACACAAAGAAATCCATCGTCAAATTTGAGGCGGAATTCGATGTTAAAattgtgaaacattttttgaatttcctttACACCGGCTCTTTGAAGACGAGTGCCAGCGGCCAACAACTTAGTAAAATGGCCACAATGTACGAAGTggagactttaaaaaatgtgtgccAGCAGCTAATTAACGCCAACCCACCGGATGCAGAAGAACTGACcaactttcttcttcagctATAA
- the LOC124336835 gene encoding N-alpha-acetyltransferase 80-like — protein sequence MEKDKVMIVALHDKPDLTEDCAKILNEEWPRSKTARMRTIENSNPNLPISLLLIKNTQQNKDEVVGHAKISRLPLVPGTCLIESVLVNPVNRGKGFGKLLMEECEKLATQFRFSWAILSTHDKQEFYRKLGYEFCQPVCQYGAPPSSASHLLETTQPNKASETVSKTAPCEGSVLKTKTAFPQPPPLPEFTNISVPAKKVYMKKSLKQ from the exons ATGGAAAAAGACAAAGTGATGATAGTAGCCCTTCATGATAAACCTGATCTAACAGAAGATTGTGCTAAAATTCTGAATGAGGAGTGGCCCCGAAGTAAAACAGCAAG GATGAGAACAATTGAAAACTCAAATCCTAACCTTCCGATTTCTCTGTTGTtaataaaaaacacacaacaaaataaagatGAGGTAGTTGGACATGCAAAGATCTCAAGATTACCACTAGTGCCAGgaacatgtttgattgagtCAG TTTTAGTAAATCCAGTCAATAGGGGAAAAGGTTTCGGTAAGCTGCTTATGGAAGAATGTGAGAAACTTGCAACTCAGTTTCGATTTTCATGGGCAATACTTTCCACTCATGATAAACAGGAATTTTATCGGAAATTAGGCTATGAATTTTGTCAGCCAGTATGCCAATATGGCGCGCCTCCATCAAGCGCATCACATTTA TTAGAAACAACTCAACCTAATAAAGCCTCGGAGACGGTCAGTAAAACAGCACCTTGTGAGGGATCGGTCTTAAAAACTAAAACCGCATTTCCACAGCCGCCACCTTTACCGGAGTTTACTAATATTTCTGTTCCCGCTAAAAAAGTATACATGAAAAAATCTCTAAAGCAATAA
- the LOC124336836 gene encoding vesicle transport protein SFT2B-like, producing MMDKLRRALSGNDGGDEERGFVAQVVESSSLGWGTRVKGFIACFVIGIVLSIIGSVCLFFGSRGLVAFSVFYTTGNLVALVSTCFLMGPINQCKKMFSPTRVVATVLVFVCLILTLLSAFLWKKSGLALVFCIIQFLAMTWYSLSYIPYARDLVKKTVSTCMG from the exons ATGATGGACAAATTGAGACGTGCTCTTAGTGGGAATGATGGTGGAGACGAAGAAAGAGGCTTTGTTGCTCag GTGGTCGAGTCCTCTTCGTTGGGATGGGGTACACGTGTCAAAGGATTCATTGCCTGCTTCGTTATTGGAATAGTTTTATCCATCATTGGCTctgtttgcttgttttttgGCAGTAGAGGACTTGTTGCATTTTCTGTGTTTTACACTACCGGAAACCTTGTTGCTCTTGTCAG caCCTGTTTTTTGATGGGCCCAATAAACCAATGCAAAAAAATGTTCTCTCCCACTAGAGTAGTGGCAACAGTTTTGGTATTTGTTTGCCTTATTCTAACTCTCCTCTCTGCATTCCTG tgGAAAAAGAGCGGGCTTGCCCTTGTATTCTGTATCATTCAGTTCCTGGCCATGACTTGGTACTCTTTATCGTACATTCCGTACGCCCGAGATTTAGTAAAGAAAACTGTTTCTACATGCATGggataa
- the LOC124336833 gene encoding probable ribonuclease ZC3H12C isoform X1 has product MLLRFDSTLAQHGPMTWIPSGSSSSTDRFLPPLPVLAHLPPPYSLLFPPPPAAEMEETDPSPTAHKPCLAAKRPLMAPYSEAAKALLSSPLPPELVVDFKGCSTSSTASPTISLRNSTSENNVHHLPAESGDRRLDGTGSNLACRTLSDGARKSYARRKLESEDSSYDSDYECSDSLNLALTSLSGDLIQSVAGVAQQHEDISRTVSDTLAAEFNEYVCIYNPSFQRLKETARNDSDDSDESPLACATDPSYSNRVEFALKLGYTEQQVQKALVKLGQPTQNELLAELIRLASLAGPGSTEGIESQSDCIRSHRPLSITSSDEAVLRHVVIDGSNVAISHGNKEIFSCRGIQLCVDWFRARGHREITVFVPMWRKETSKIDAPIANQEILLELEKERMLVFTPSRQVGGRRLVCYDDRYILRLAAETDGIVVSNDNYRDLVSENPEYRKIVEERILMYSFVNDRFMPPEDPLGRNGPKLDRFLRKPPAKGSAEATAPPCPYGKKCTYGNKCKYYHPERGNVPQKTISERLAEQTVARKIRESSPTCKTFSLPLTKNFASPTAGKPPSPVKKTPLARTKSIVPTLSLLPPELTEERPVQDGPKPEEADTRAPILKSRSVENMARLSPVRSVIQAQQQIPHGLMLHAPPPAFSVPPPPMTMDGFGSNSINWNRSGHVPLGQQLSDPPSVTSSSGVEEPDDSARPNPHRKVQRQLTLNPLNPACDPRLYTLKGLAPPYPPPPISVHSIVTRNASAPAPTSQLHARSHQHVQPAGSNNHMQRLNSTSDTQLNLYGAAASAAAMPGSQDWSSQGLTDPFDEWTNSPPPPLPPVQPSQHMHQQQHSWASRTSSLPAHQHLSSSPVQAFNENGPNSKSEARYKLFYHLAAIFPEEQVRQVMSLMPDETNAQKICAAILALYPKDN; this is encoded by the exons ATGCTTCTGCGATTTGATTCTACG TTGGCTCAGCACGGTCCGATGACATGGATCCCGTCCGGTTCGTCTTCTAGTACCGATCGATTCTTACCGCCTCTACCAGTGCTGGCTCATCTTCCTCCGCCATATTCTCTCTTGTTCCCGCCTCCTCCGGCCGCCGAAATGGAAGAAACAGACCCGTCGCCTACTGCGCACAAACCCTGTCTGGCAGCCAAACGGCCGTTAATGGCCCCTTACAGTGAAGCGGCTAAAGCCTTACTCAGTTCACCTCTTCCGCCTGAATTGGTCGTCGACTTTAAAG GTTGCAGCACGTCGTCGACAGCGTCGCCTACCATTTCACTGCGCAATTCAACTTCGGAAAATAACGTTCATCACCTTCCAGCCGAGAGTGGCGATCGAAGATTGGACGGAACCGGATCCAATCTCGCTTGCCGGACACTCAGCGATGGTGCTCGGAAGAGTTATGCCCGTCGCAAACTGGAATCAGAGGACTCGAGTTACGATTCCGATTACGAGTGTTCCGATAGCCTAAACTTGGCATTGACAAGTCTGTCAGGAGACCTTATCCAATCGGTTGCGGGTGTGGCTCAACAGCACGAAGACATTTCCCGGACTGTGTCCGACACCCTGGCCGCCGAGTTCAATGAATACGTCTGCATCTACAATCCGTCTTTCCAGAG GTTGAAGGAAACGGCACGCAATGATTCCGACGACTCCGACGAGAGTCCCCTCGCCTGTGCCACTGACCCGTCTTATTCGAATCGGGTCGAATTTGCCTTAAAATTAGGTTATACCGAGCAGCAAGTTCAAAAAGCTTTGGTCAAATTGGGCCAACCAACCCAGAATGAACTTTTGGCCGAACTAATCCGTTTGGCATCTCTAGCCGGACCAGGGTCGACGGAAGGAATCGAATCACAGTCGGATTGTATTCGATCGCATCGTCCATTGTCCATCACTAGTTCAGATGAGGCGGTGCTAAGGCATGTCGTCATCGATGGAAGCAACGTCGCCATTAG CCATGGCAACAAGGAAATTTTCTCCTGTCGAGGAATCCAGCTGTGTGTAGACTGGTTCCGCGCCAGAGGTCACCGTGAAATAACCGTCTTCGTTCCCATGTGGCGGAAAGAAACGTCTAAAATTGACGCGCCCATAGCCA ATCAAGAGATTTTGCTAGAATTGGAAAAGGAACGAATGCTGGTTTTCACTCCGTCAAGGCAAGTCGGTGGCCGTCGTTTGGTTTGCTACGACGATCGTTACATCTTGCGATTGGCGGCCGAGACGGACGGCATTGTCGTATCCAACGACAACTACCGCGATCTGGTGTCTGAAAACCCAGAATATCGAAAGATAGTCGAAGAGCGCATCCTGATGTACTCGTTCGTTAACGATCGGTTTATGCCGCCTGAAGATCCTTTGGGTCGTAATGGACCCAAGCTGGATCGCTTCCTGCGCAAACCTCCAGCCAAGGGATCCGCAGAAGCTACTGCCCCTCCGTGTCCATATGGCAAAAAATGTACCTATGGAAACAAGTGCAAATATTATCATCCGGAGAGAGGCAATGTCCCTCAGAAAACCATCAGCGAACGGTTGGCCGAGCAGACGGTGGCAAGAAAAATCCGCGAATCTTCTCCGACATGCAAAACGTTTAGTCTGCCGTTGACGAAAAATTTTGCCAGCCCCACGGCCGGCAAACCGCCCAGTCCTGTGAAGAAAACGCCACTCGCACGGACGAAATCAATCGTGCCAACATTGTCACTTCTTCCTCCGGAATTGACTGAAGAGAGACCAGTTCAAGACGGCCCTAAGCCGGAAGAGGCCGACACTCGGGCGCCTATTCTCAAGAGCCGCAGTGTAGAAAACATGGCCCGGCTTTCGCCAGTTCGGTCAGTGATCCAAGCACAACAGCAAATCCCTCACGGTCTAATGCTTCACGCTCCTCCACCCGCTTTCTCCGTCCCTCCGCCACCAATGACCATGGATGGATTCGGAAGCAACAGTATTAACTGGAACAGAAGCGGACATGTCCCCTTGGGCCAACAGCTATCAGATCCGCCTTCCGTGACTTCTTCTAGCGGGGTAGAAGAGCCAGACGACTCTGCTCGACCTAATCCGCACCGGAAGGTTCAACGTCAGCTGACATTGAATCCATTGAACCCAGCATGCGATCCGCGATTGTACACCTTAAAGGGCTTGGCTCCGCCTTATCCGCCTCCGCCCATTTCCGTCCATTCGATCGTCACTCGCAACGCATCCGCTCCGGCACCAACGTCTCAACTTCACGCTCGCTCCCATCAACATGTGCAACCCGCAGGATCCAACAATCACATGCAACGACTGAACAGCACATCCGACACACAACTTAATTTATACGGGGCTGCTGCGTCGGCGGCGGCCATGCCCGGCTCGCAAGATTGGAGCTCACAGGGTCTGACAGATCCTTTTGACGAATGGACCAACTCTCCTCCTCCGCCATTACCACCCGTTCAGCCGTCTCAACACatgcatcaacaacaacattcttGGGCCAGCCGAACTTCCAGTCTGCCAGCTCATCAACACCTGTCTTCATCGCCGGTGCAAGCCTTCAACGAGAACGGACCCAACAGTAAAAGCGAAGCACGTTACAAGCTCTTTTATCACTTGGCTGCCATCTTTCCTGAAGAGCAGGTGCGACAAGTGATGTCACTGATGCCTGACGAGACAAACGCCCAGAAAATCTGCGCTGCCATTTTGGCACTTTACCCCAAAGACAATTAG
- the LOC124336833 gene encoding probable ribonuclease ZC3H12C isoform X2 — protein sequence MTWIPSGSSSSTDRFLPPLPVLAHLPPPYSLLFPPPPAAEMEETDPSPTAHKPCLAAKRPLMAPYSEAAKALLSSPLPPELVVDFKGCSTSSTASPTISLRNSTSENNVHHLPAESGDRRLDGTGSNLACRTLSDGARKSYARRKLESEDSSYDSDYECSDSLNLALTSLSGDLIQSVAGVAQQHEDISRTVSDTLAAEFNEYVCIYNPSFQRLKETARNDSDDSDESPLACATDPSYSNRVEFALKLGYTEQQVQKALVKLGQPTQNELLAELIRLASLAGPGSTEGIESQSDCIRSHRPLSITSSDEAVLRHVVIDGSNVAISHGNKEIFSCRGIQLCVDWFRARGHREITVFVPMWRKETSKIDAPIANQEILLELEKERMLVFTPSRQVGGRRLVCYDDRYILRLAAETDGIVVSNDNYRDLVSENPEYRKIVEERILMYSFVNDRFMPPEDPLGRNGPKLDRFLRKPPAKGSAEATAPPCPYGKKCTYGNKCKYYHPERGNVPQKTISERLAEQTVARKIRESSPTCKTFSLPLTKNFASPTAGKPPSPVKKTPLARTKSIVPTLSLLPPELTEERPVQDGPKPEEADTRAPILKSRSVENMARLSPVRSVIQAQQQIPHGLMLHAPPPAFSVPPPPMTMDGFGSNSINWNRSGHVPLGQQLSDPPSVTSSSGVEEPDDSARPNPHRKVQRQLTLNPLNPACDPRLYTLKGLAPPYPPPPISVHSIVTRNASAPAPTSQLHARSHQHVQPAGSNNHMQRLNSTSDTQLNLYGAAASAAAMPGSQDWSSQGLTDPFDEWTNSPPPPLPPVQPSQHMHQQQHSWASRTSSLPAHQHLSSSPVQAFNENGPNSKSEARYKLFYHLAAIFPEEQVRQVMSLMPDETNAQKICAAILALYPKDN from the exons ATGACATGGATCCCGTCCGGTTCGTCTTCTAGTACCGATCGATTCTTACCGCCTCTACCAGTGCTGGCTCATCTTCCTCCGCCATATTCTCTCTTGTTCCCGCCTCCTCCGGCCGCCGAAATGGAAGAAACAGACCCGTCGCCTACTGCGCACAAACCCTGTCTGGCAGCCAAACGGCCGTTAATGGCCCCTTACAGTGAAGCGGCTAAAGCCTTACTCAGTTCACCTCTTCCGCCTGAATTGGTCGTCGACTTTAAAG GTTGCAGCACGTCGTCGACAGCGTCGCCTACCATTTCACTGCGCAATTCAACTTCGGAAAATAACGTTCATCACCTTCCAGCCGAGAGTGGCGATCGAAGATTGGACGGAACCGGATCCAATCTCGCTTGCCGGACACTCAGCGATGGTGCTCGGAAGAGTTATGCCCGTCGCAAACTGGAATCAGAGGACTCGAGTTACGATTCCGATTACGAGTGTTCCGATAGCCTAAACTTGGCATTGACAAGTCTGTCAGGAGACCTTATCCAATCGGTTGCGGGTGTGGCTCAACAGCACGAAGACATTTCCCGGACTGTGTCCGACACCCTGGCCGCCGAGTTCAATGAATACGTCTGCATCTACAATCCGTCTTTCCAGAG GTTGAAGGAAACGGCACGCAATGATTCCGACGACTCCGACGAGAGTCCCCTCGCCTGTGCCACTGACCCGTCTTATTCGAATCGGGTCGAATTTGCCTTAAAATTAGGTTATACCGAGCAGCAAGTTCAAAAAGCTTTGGTCAAATTGGGCCAACCAACCCAGAATGAACTTTTGGCCGAACTAATCCGTTTGGCATCTCTAGCCGGACCAGGGTCGACGGAAGGAATCGAATCACAGTCGGATTGTATTCGATCGCATCGTCCATTGTCCATCACTAGTTCAGATGAGGCGGTGCTAAGGCATGTCGTCATCGATGGAAGCAACGTCGCCATTAG CCATGGCAACAAGGAAATTTTCTCCTGTCGAGGAATCCAGCTGTGTGTAGACTGGTTCCGCGCCAGAGGTCACCGTGAAATAACCGTCTTCGTTCCCATGTGGCGGAAAGAAACGTCTAAAATTGACGCGCCCATAGCCA ATCAAGAGATTTTGCTAGAATTGGAAAAGGAACGAATGCTGGTTTTCACTCCGTCAAGGCAAGTCGGTGGCCGTCGTTTGGTTTGCTACGACGATCGTTACATCTTGCGATTGGCGGCCGAGACGGACGGCATTGTCGTATCCAACGACAACTACCGCGATCTGGTGTCTGAAAACCCAGAATATCGAAAGATAGTCGAAGAGCGCATCCTGATGTACTCGTTCGTTAACGATCGGTTTATGCCGCCTGAAGATCCTTTGGGTCGTAATGGACCCAAGCTGGATCGCTTCCTGCGCAAACCTCCAGCCAAGGGATCCGCAGAAGCTACTGCCCCTCCGTGTCCATATGGCAAAAAATGTACCTATGGAAACAAGTGCAAATATTATCATCCGGAGAGAGGCAATGTCCCTCAGAAAACCATCAGCGAACGGTTGGCCGAGCAGACGGTGGCAAGAAAAATCCGCGAATCTTCTCCGACATGCAAAACGTTTAGTCTGCCGTTGACGAAAAATTTTGCCAGCCCCACGGCCGGCAAACCGCCCAGTCCTGTGAAGAAAACGCCACTCGCACGGACGAAATCAATCGTGCCAACATTGTCACTTCTTCCTCCGGAATTGACTGAAGAGAGACCAGTTCAAGACGGCCCTAAGCCGGAAGAGGCCGACACTCGGGCGCCTATTCTCAAGAGCCGCAGTGTAGAAAACATGGCCCGGCTTTCGCCAGTTCGGTCAGTGATCCAAGCACAACAGCAAATCCCTCACGGTCTAATGCTTCACGCTCCTCCACCCGCTTTCTCCGTCCCTCCGCCACCAATGACCATGGATGGATTCGGAAGCAACAGTATTAACTGGAACAGAAGCGGACATGTCCCCTTGGGCCAACAGCTATCAGATCCGCCTTCCGTGACTTCTTCTAGCGGGGTAGAAGAGCCAGACGACTCTGCTCGACCTAATCCGCACCGGAAGGTTCAACGTCAGCTGACATTGAATCCATTGAACCCAGCATGCGATCCGCGATTGTACACCTTAAAGGGCTTGGCTCCGCCTTATCCGCCTCCGCCCATTTCCGTCCATTCGATCGTCACTCGCAACGCATCCGCTCCGGCACCAACGTCTCAACTTCACGCTCGCTCCCATCAACATGTGCAACCCGCAGGATCCAACAATCACATGCAACGACTGAACAGCACATCCGACACACAACTTAATTTATACGGGGCTGCTGCGTCGGCGGCGGCCATGCCCGGCTCGCAAGATTGGAGCTCACAGGGTCTGACAGATCCTTTTGACGAATGGACCAACTCTCCTCCTCCGCCATTACCACCCGTTCAGCCGTCTCAACACatgcatcaacaacaacattcttGGGCCAGCCGAACTTCCAGTCTGCCAGCTCATCAACACCTGTCTTCATCGCCGGTGCAAGCCTTCAACGAGAACGGACCCAACAGTAAAAGCGAAGCACGTTACAAGCTCTTTTATCACTTGGCTGCCATCTTTCCTGAAGAGCAGGTGCGACAAGTGATGTCACTGATGCCTGACGAGACAAACGCCCAGAAAATCTGCGCTGCCATTTTGGCACTTTACCCCAAAGACAATTAG
- the LOC124336834 gene encoding uncharacterized protein LOC124336834 codes for MSSNTKRIVPWISMEEWTRVYQQVYSNKIKERWAGLNQMTMWKSRVDKLSLGVECSLYLLQAILRDEEYKMDPNSALSENDVVLMYSTAIIRFINLISHLGQVDLRHQPISAIAEMAGIPDWLVSIRHEATHAKMPSLDILRPGANLAMDWLKENYWRTEEEDSYDLYWPESKRATSRMMLAKTKMAEEGKNTGSAASKHAVIPEELQLAVSMLVVLLKEMGCRNSFNEIQSRDLHQYAYELWLQTKIPSTPLNKKEIAKLTIPLKKILAIIFDEIKRILSEWVETDGVEGIEQTEKVDALKGKCFISALCQSPHLLKKPEKGTIFSNLKPIWTLIQQWQTVPYLMNKLVTIEVEDDQQQRVFLSLIGDMTNAVLHARNNPENEKNVFKFDEGLRSVDWDKMTHAILLEPHPETWNTVSKVFLLYDPPVNAKKKEKVAALLRLYLGKDTSAEPSERAAFGKSTIHSKIFTAAMLNPQNEKPLLKRDSGNQHSQDNKYSADQAPVIDEWTLCSEHDWSRVPIGSLPSITTDKLELEGVDWELVEVEAIDCNSDRIVNGTKRTGERFDWNSLLRKRRRRGGLTKEGPVGHVAKTP; via the exons ATGTCCAGCAATACGAAACGAATAGTCCCATGGATTTCcat GGAAGAGTGGACACGGGTTTATCAACAAGTGTACTCCAACAAAATTAAGGAGAGATGGGCGGGACTGAATCAAATGACAATGTGGAAATCTAG GGTTGACAAGCTATCTCTAGGTGTTGAATGCTCTTTGTATTTGTTACAAGCAATTTTACGTGATGAGGAATACAAGATGGATCCTAACAGTGCCCTGTCTGAAAACGATGTGGTTTTAATGTACTCCACTGCCATCATTAG GTTCATCAATTTGATATCTCATTTAGGACAAGTAGATTTAAGACATCAACCCATATCCGCCATTGCCGAAATGGCAGGGATTCCCGACTGGCTTGTCAGTATTCGGCACGAGGCTACCCACGCCAAGATGCCTTCTTTGGATATCTTGAGGCCAG GCGCCAACTTGGCTATGGATTGGTTGAAG GAAAATTATTGGCgtaccgaagaagaagatagctATGATCTTTATTGGCCCGAGTCCAAGAGGGCCACATCTCGAATGATGCTTGCCAAAACGAAAATGGCAGAGGAAGGGAAGAATACGGGTTCGGCTGCCTCCAAGCATGCAGTAATACCTGAAGAATTGCAACTAGCCGTGTCTATGCTAGTAGTGCTTCTTAAGGAAATGGGCTGTCGGAATTCTTTCAATGAAATTCAGTCTCGAGACCTTCACCAGTACGCTTACGAACTTTGGCTCCAGACCAAGATCCCTTCCACTCCTttgaacaaaaaggaaattgccAAATTGACAATACCGTTAAAGAAAATCCTTGCAATaatttttgatgaaatcaaaCGGATATTGTCTGAATGGGTGGAAACTGATGGGGTTGAGGGAATtgaacagacagaaaaagtCGACGCACTCAAagggaaatgtttcatctcaGCTCTCTGTCAAAGTCCCCATTTATTGAAGAAACCCGAAAAGGGCACAATTTTCTCCAACCTTAAACCCATCTGGACATTGATTCAACAATGGCAAACGGTTCCATACTTGATGAACAAGTTAGTCACCATCGAAGTTGAAGATGATCAGCAACAACGAGTATTCTTGAGTTTGATAGGAGACATGACCAATGCTGTGCTGCATGCCCGAAATAATCctgaaaacgaaaagaatgtaTTCAAATTCGATGAAGGTTTGCGTTCTGTAGATTGGGATAAAATGACACATGCCATTCTTCTAGAACCTCATCCGGAAACCTGGAACACTGTATCCAA AGTCTTTCTGTTATATGATCCGCCTGTAAatgcaaagaagaaagagaaagtggCCGCTTTGTTGCGACTATATTTGGGTAAAGACACTTCTGCCGAACCTTCAGAACGTGCCGCTTTTGGCAAGTCCACGATTCACTCCAAAATCTTCACTGCCGCAATGTTGAATCCACAGAATGAGAAACCCTTATTGAAAAGGGACTCGGGCAACCAACATTCTCAAGACAACAAATATTCAGCTGACCAAGCCCCAGTGATCGATGAATGGACCTTGTGTTCAG AACACGATTGGTCACGTGTCCCTATTGGTAGCCTTCCGAGTATCACGACTGATAAGCTGGAGCTGGAAGGAGTTGACTGGGAACTAGTTGAAGTAGAAGCTATCGATTGTAATTCAGATCGCATCGTGAACGGTACAAAACGAACTGGAGAACGATTCGACTGGAATTCTTTACTGCGCAAGCGAAGACGAAGAGGCGGCCTGACCAAAGAAGGTCCAGTCGGACATGTAGCGAAAACAccataa